A genomic stretch from Leptodactylus fuscus isolate aLepFus1 chromosome 10, aLepFus1.hap2, whole genome shotgun sequence includes:
- the MRPL51 gene encoding LOW QUALITY PROTEIN: large ribosomal subunit protein mL51 (The sequence of the model RefSeq protein was modified relative to this genomic sequence to represent the inferred CDS: deleted 1 base in 1 codon): MWAVTRLLWGRGPLVAQASRSFSLGSCSLARTGLPEPKNTDRWNPKRAQFGVYDNIGILGDFKAHPKHLIIGPSWLRGWRGNELQRCIRKKMMVGSRMFFDERHKLNKRINFLYRRFNRYGKHR; encoded by the exons ATGTGGGCTGTGACGCGGCTGCTCTGGGGGAGGGGCCCCCTGGTGGCTCAGGCTTCCCGCTCCTTCTCTCTAG GGAGTTGCAGCCTTGCCCGGACCGGTTTACCAGAGCCAAAGAATACAGATCGTTGGAACCCGAAGAGGGCGCAGTTTGGGGTCTATGATAATATCGGGATTTTGG GCGACTTTAAAGCGCACCCCAAGCACCTGATCATCGGCCCCTCATGGCTCAGAGGCTGGCGG GGGAACGAGCTGCAGCGATGCATTAGGAAGAAGATGATGGTCGGAAGTCGCATGTTCTTCGACGAAAGACACAAACTGAACAAAAGGATCAATTTCCTGTACAGGAGGTTCAACCGCTACGGGAAACATCGCTGA